The Gloeobacter morelensis MG652769 genome contains the following window.
TGCCCTGGTGGGCGTGCTCGCCCAGCGGCTGTTGCGCCGGCTTTGCAGCGAGTGCAAAGAGGCGTATGTACCGCCTCCTGAGCGCCTCGCCCGCTTTGGCCTCACAGGCGGGACGTACTTTCAGGTGCGGGGGCAGAGGGGAGCAGCCTGCCCCGGCTGCGGCGGCGTAGGTTATAAAGGGCGCGTCGGAGTTTACGAAATCATGTCCCTGGGAGAACACCTGCGCCAACTGATCGGCCGCGAAGCCACCACCCAGACGCTGCGCGAGGCGGCGGCGGCGGGCGGGATGCGCTCGCTGCTGGCAGGTTCTCTGGATCTGGCCCGCGCGGGGGTAACCAGCTTAGAGGAAGTCGAGCGCGTCACCCTCTGCGACACTGACAACGCGGCAAGCCCCTCGGCCGCGAGCCACCCCATCTGCCGCGGCTGCGGCGGCGAGTTGCACAGCGAATGGCTCGCCTGTCCCTACTGCACTCTGCCCCGGATCGATTAGCCAGCGAGAGTTTCGGAGGAACGCCATGCCCGTACCAACTATCCAGCAACTGATGCAGACCGTCGTCGACTGGTCGGGATCCGACCTGCACATCGCCGCCGGGATGCCGCCGTGCATCCGCGCCGGGGGCAAATTGCGCTTTGCGGGTGAATCGCCCCTCGCCCCCGACGACACCCAGGCGATGATCTTCAGCCTGCTCACCCCCGGCCAGCGCCAACACCTCGAAGCGCACTGGGAGCTGGATTTTTCCCACGGTATCGGTGCCACCCGCTTTCGCATCAACGTCTACAAGGACAAAGGCCACTACGCCGCCGCCCTGCGCGCCCTCAGCTCGAAGATCCCGGCTATCGACGACTTGGGTCTGCCACCGGTGATGCGCGATATCGCCGACCGGCCCCGCGGATTGGTGCTGGTCACCGGTCCCACCGGCTCGGGCAAGACGACCACCCTCGCTTCGCTCATCGACTACATCAACACCAGTCGATCCGAGCACATCCTCACCGTCGAAGATCCGATCGAGTATCTGTTCGTACCCAAAAAGTCCTTTATCAACCAGCGCCAGTTGGGCGAGGATACCAAGAGTTTCGCCAACGCCCTGCGCGCCGCCCTGCGCGAGGATCCGGACGTCATCCTCGTCGGTGAGATGCGCGATCTCGAGACGATCCAGCTGGCGATCACCGCCGCTGAGACGGGCCACCTGGTCTTTGCCACCCTGCACACCGCCTCCGCCGCCCAGACGGTCGACCGCATGGTCGATGTCTTCCCGCCCGCCCAGCAGCAGCAAATTCGCGTACAGCTTTCCAATTCGCTGGTGGCGGTCTTTGCCCAAACGCTGATCCCGCGCGCCGATGCCGGCAGCGGCATCCAGTCGCGCTGCCTGGCGCAGGAGATCATGATCGTCACCCCTGCCATCGCCAACCTCATCCGCGAGGGCAAGACCAGCCAGATCTACTCGGCCATTCAGACGGGCGGCAATCTGGGCATGAAGACCCTGGAGACATCCCTGCGCGACCTGTACGCGGCGGGCCGGATTTCCTACGAGAATGCCCTCGCCCGCACCTCCAGGCCCGAGGAGTTCCAGCGCATAGCCGGAGCTCCCCCGGCGGCGGGCCGGCCGGCCGTCGGCCCCGGCGGCGGCGGTGGTCCCCGCCCCTCGTTCACCCAGCCCATCACCAACCGCTAAGCTGCCTTTGAGCGAACGCTATGCCGCAATTCAAGTACCGCGTGCGCGACTACCGGGGGACCGCCATCGAGGAGACCGTCGAGGCCGACAGCGCCGTCACGCTGCGCGCGCGCCTGCGCGAGCAGGGCATGTACGTGCTGCAGATTGCCGAGGTCCAGCCGAGCGCCCTGCAGGGGGCTTTTTCGCTGGAGGCGCTCCAGACGGCCACCACCCGCATCACTATCCGCGACAAGTCGCTGTTTGCCCGCCAGCTCGCGGCGATGACCAGCGCGGGCGTCTCGCTGGTGCGCTCACTCACAGTGCTCGAAGAGCAGTCGACCAACCGCAAGCTCAAAAAAGTGCTCACCCAGGTGAGCTTCGACGTCCAGCAGGGCAGCAGCCTCGCTGCCTCGATGCGCAAGTTTCCCCAGGCTTTCGACAACCTGTTCGTGGCGATGATCCAGGCGGGCGAGGCCGGGGGTCTGCTCGATCAGGTGCTCGACCGGCTCTCCAAGTTGCTTGAAGATCAAGACCGCCTGCAGCGGCAGGTGCGTTCCGCCCTCGCCTATCCGGTCACGGTGCTTATCCTCGCGGTGATTATTTTCCTGGCGATGGTGACGTTCATCCTGCCGGTCTTCAAGGACATCTTCAAGCAACTCGGGGGCGAATTGCCCGCCTTTACCCAGACGTTGATGGGCCTGAGCGAACTGCTGCAAAACCCGTTTGCCTGGGCGTTTCTAATCATTGCCGGCGGTGGGATTACCTGGCTGTACCGGCGCTATAACAATTCCCCCGGCGGCAGGCGGGTCGTCGACCGCATCAAGCTCGCTCTGCCTTTGTTTGGCGATTTGATTCAAAAAGCCTCGGTGGCTCGCTTCTGCCGCACGTTCGGATCGTTGGTAAGATCCGGGGTGCCTATCCTCAGTGCCCTGGAGATCGTCCGCGACACCGCCGGCAATGCCGTGATCGCCGACGCCGTGGACGAAGCGCGCCGGGTGATCCGCGAAGGCAGTCTGATTAGCCCCACCCTCAAAAAAGAAAAAGCCTTTCCGCCCATGGCGGTGCAGATGATCAGCGTCGGCGAAGAGTCGGGCGAACTCGACAGCATGCTGATGAAAGTCGCCGATTTCTACGAGTCGGAAGTCGAGCAGGCGGTCAAGGCGCTCACCAGCTTGCTGGAGCCCATCATGATCGTGGTCCTCGGGGGACTGGTGGGCTCGGTCATCCTGGCGATGTACCTGCCGCTGTTTACAGTCTTCGACTTGATCAAGTAGGGCGCCCGGAGCCGGAGCTCTCGGCGTACCGGGAGCGGTCAAGCCGGAGAAGCGTGATAGCACACCCAGGTATGTAGCGTGTTGCTTATGGTAGCCAAGCGCCAAGCAGCAGCGATTCCAGTAAGTCGTCTTGACGTGCGACCGCAAAAGTGAACCGCTTAGAATGTGAGTCTTCCAGCCGCCGACACCGCGAGGAAGACTATGAAGAAAAGCCGATTCACGACTGAACAGATGATTGCCATCCTCAACGAGGGGCAAGCCGGAGCCAACGTGGCGGACTTGTGCCGCAGGCACGGCATCTGCGAGCAAACTTACTACCGTTGGAAAGCCAAGTTCGGCGGCATGGAAATCTCGGAAGCCCTGCGCCTCAAGGACCTCGAAGAAGAAAACCGCAAGCTCAAGCAGATCGTCGCCGACCAGGCCCTCGATATCCATGCGCTCAAGGCGGTGCTGTCAAAAAAATTCTGACCCCAGCCGCCAAGCGTCAAGCTACTTCCTACCTGCAAACCGATTTGCAGCTCTCCCAGAGGCACGCTTGCAGGCTGCTGGGGTTGCACCGTTCCACTGCTCGGCTGCTCAGCCGTCGCAAGGAAGATCCCGTCCTGCTTGCGCGCCTGAAGCAGTTGGCCGCCGAACGTCCACGCTATGGCTATCGACGGCTGACACTGCTGCTGAGGCGGGAAGGCAGGCTGGTCAACGCCAAGAAAATCCACCGGCTGTGCATCAGGGAGGGATTGCTGGTGGGTCGTTGCCCCAACGACCCTGGTGCGCCCAAAAAAGCGTAAGCCCCGCACCAGGCCGTCTGTGCGGCCGGAGGCGCCCTTGCTGGAGCGTCCGAACCAGTTGTGGAGCCTGGATTTTGTCGAGGATGCACTGGCGGATGGGCGCAAACTGCGGACCTTGACGATTGTGGACGTCTACAGCCGGGAGTGTCCACAGATAGAAGTGGATACCTCTCTGCCTTCGGCTCGGGTCGTGCGGGTGCTGGAGACACTGGCCGCCAGGCGGCAGTTGCCCCAGCAGTTGCTGGTGGACAATGGACCGGAGTTTGTCTGCCGGAAGCTTGCCCAGTGGGCAACGCAGCGCGGTATCCGCATCGCCTTCACCCGCCCTGGCAAGCCAACTGACAAGCCGCACATCGAGAGCTTCAACGGCAAATTTCGGGATGAGTGCTTGAAGGCACACTACTTCCTGAGCGTGGCTGATGCCAGACGGATCATCGAAACCTGGCGGTTGGACTACAACAACTACCGGCCCCACAGTGCTTTGGCAGGAGCGACACCGATGGAGTTTTTGAGCCAGGTTGATGCCGTTCAGGCGACACCGGAGCCTGAACGGCATCAACCTGTACGATGATGAAAACCAGGCAGGAAGCTCACTTTTTCAGCGGATCATTATTCGGGGCCAGGTCAGATTGGCTGGAGAAATAGTGACCTGCAGTCAAACTGGATGGATGCAACCCCCCGGGACAGGGAGCTTGAAAGGTATGAAAAATGGATGGCGGGCAGTAGTAGCAGGGCTGATTGTGGGCGCGAGTTTGGCAACTGGAGCCCAAGCGGCGCAGTTTAAGGACATTGCCGGGTACTGGGGAGCTTCCTACGTCGATACCCTGGCCGATCGCCGGTTTATTGCCGGTTTTCCGGACGGCACTTTTCGCCCCGATGCGCCGGTCACCCGCGCCCAACTCGCAGCGATGGCCGCGCGCGCTTTTGATCTGCCCGAAAGCCAGGTGAGCAGCCTCAATTTTAAAGACGTCCCCCCGAATTGCTGGGCGGCCAGAGCGATTGCGGCGGTGGCCGACCGGGGTCTGGCAAGCGGGTTTCTGGACGGCAACTTCCGCCCCGAGGAGCTGCTCACCCGCGCCCAGGCGATCGTGATCTTTTCGCAGGTGCTCGGGCGCTCTGCCGGCAGCAGCACCGAGGGTGCGCTCAGCAGTTATACCGACGCGGTGGCGGTGCCCGATTGGGCAAAGCCAGGGATCAAAAAAGCTAGCGCCGCCTCGATTATCGTGAGCTATCCTGACCCGAACGTGATTAAGCCCAACACCGTCGCCACCCGCGGCGAAGTGGCCGCGATGATGTACCAGACCTTGATGCGTCTGGGCATCAGCCTGCCGCCTCTCGATATCGGGGTGGTGGGCAGCGACGACCGGCCGACGGTGCCGCGCAAGGATTGGGCGGCTGCCGAGCGGGTTGAGATCGAGCGGCTGGTGCTGCTGCCGGAATTGAACGTGTTTCGCTCGGGAGATGCGCTGTTGGTGCGCGCCTTTGCCACCCCCGGAGCGCAGGCAAATTTTACCCTGCCGGGAATCGCTTCGGCGGTGCCGATGGAAGAAAAGCAGCCCGGAATCTACGAGGGCTCCTACGTGATCAAACGCGGCGACCAGGGAGGCGAGTTGCGCCTGGCAGTCACCTTGCGCGGCTCCAATGGCCGCGCTACCACCCAGGTGTGGCCCCAGGGAATCCATATCAATCGTTAGAGCAGATCTCTCAGCTGCCCCTGGAGCTACTCCAGCGCGCCTGCACGATGCGACGGGCGAGTTGCTACGCTTCCATCGAAAGGACGACACGAAAGCGCGCCTTGCCACTCATCATCCGATCGTATGCAGCCTGGGCGCTCTCGAAGGGGTAGATCTCGTTCATAGAAGCGATCCCATTGCGATGGCTAAATAGCAGCGTATCCTCCGAATCGGCCGCCGTGCCTGAATACCAGCCTTTGACCGAAGCGCGCTTGAGGAGTAACTCCGTCGGGTTGACGGTGAGGGCGGACACCGCACCGATGAGCATCATCGTGCCATTGGGTCCAAGACCGCCAACGAGCGCCTGCATTGCTTTCTCGCTGGTGACAGTCGCGAGGATCGCCTTTGCCCCGCCCATCGCCAGCATTGCGGCGGCAGGATCGCCCGCTTCGCTGTCGATGTATTCGTGCGCGCCGAGCGAGCGGGCGAGCTCCTCTTTGTCGCGGCCGCGGTTGACGGCGACGGTGCGAAAGCCCTGGCGCGCGGCAAACTGGATACCGAGATGGCCAAGCCCGCCGACACCGTGGATCGCCACCAGATCGCCCGGCCCTGCGCCGCAATTGCGCAGCGCGTTGAAGGTGGTGATCCCGGCGCACAGCAAGGGCGCCGATTGGATCGCGTCGAGATCAGCCGGCACACGGGCGAGTGCGGAGACATCGGCCAGCATGTGGGTCGCATAGCCACCGTCGCGGGTCACGCCCGTGACGGCGCTCACCGTCTCGCAGGCGAACGCCGAGCCGCGTCGGCAGCGCTGGCAATACCCGCACGAGCCGCCGAACCAGCCGACGCCGACGCGCATGCCCACCTGCCAGCCGAGAACCTCCGCCCCGAGCGCCTCGATCGTACCGAGCACCTCATGGCCGGGTATACGCGGATAGGAGATGCCCGGCATCTTCCCTTCGACCGTCATAGAGTCGCTGTGACATACGCCGCAGGCGCTGACGCGCAGCCGAACCTCACGCGGCCCGGGTTCGGGCAAATCTCGCTCGATCAGCTGAAACTTAGCGCCCGCTGCGGGTACGGCCATAGCGCGCATCTTGGTCATTGTTGTCCCTTCTCCATCTACCGGTCCAACGGGAGCAGAAGCTTATCAGTATTTGTACACAATATTCGCTAGGGACTGCTTTCTCGATCTCCTGCTTGGCCGCGGGAGGTGGAAGTCCCCCAATACTGTAACGTCAAATTCGGCATGAATGCGGATGATTTTGTCCAGGCGCAGGATCTCAGTCCGCAGCAGCCAGATTCTTCCTTTGGCGGTGTGACGTCCACTGCCGGATGCGGCACGCTTGTCCGAGGGGGGCATCCGCGCGGAGAGCGCGGAGGGCGCCCCTTTTGTGTGCAGAAGGAGCATAACGCATGGACAAATTTTTCAAAGTAGGGTCAGCGCTCGGCCTTGCTCTCGGTCTGACGGTTGTGGCTGCCCGGGCAGCAAATTTCGGCGATACAGCTGGGTACTGGGCGGAAGCGTACGTTTCGACCCTGGCCGATCGCAAGTTCATCGGCGGTTTTCCGGACGGATCGTTTCGGCCCAACGACGCGATTACCCGCGCCCAGTTCGCCGCCATCGCCGCCAAGGCTTTGGATCTGCCCGTCGGCGGTGGCGGCCTTACTTTCAACGATGTGCCGGCCAACTACTGGGCGACCGGGGCCATCGCCGCAGTGAGTAACAGCGGCCTGGTCACCGGTTTTCCGGACGGGTCGTTCCGGCCGGAGGAGCGCATCACCCGCGCCCAGGCCCTGGTCATTCTCGCCAAGGCCCTTGGGGATAAAGGTGGGCGCACGTCGGTGAACCTGGACGATTATACCGACGTGCAGGCGGTGCCCGATTGGGCGCGGCCGAGCATCACCAAGGCGGCGGAGTCGGGGATCATCGTCAATTTTCCAGACCCGGCGGTGATCAAGCCCAACGCCCTGGCCACCCGCGGCGAGGTGGCCGCCTTGATGTACCAGACGCTCTCGCGCTCCGGCCGCGACCTGCCGCCGTTGAATATCGGTTCGCTCGCCCCGGCTACCGGCGGCGGTGCCGGGCGCGGGCAACTCGCCATCGAGCGCGTCGTCGTGCAGCCGGACCGGCGGGCGGTGCAGGCGGGTGAAGAACTGGTCGTGCGCGCCGAGGGTACCCCCGGCGCCGAAGCGAGCTTCAGCATCCAGGGGATCGCCCAGGGGATCGCCATGCAGGAGGTGGAGCAGGGGGTCTACGAGGGCCGCTACACCGTCAAGCGGGGAGACCAAGAAAGGAATGCCCGCCTTGCGGTCACCCTCAAAAGTCGCGGCGAATCGGTCACCCGCGAGGCCGAGCGGCAATACGCCTTCGGATCGGGGGCCGCAGGCGGTGCGGGACGCGGTGACTTTAGTGGTGACGGTAGGCCCGATGTGCTCTGGAGCCGGGTCGACGGCAGTGAGGCCCGTCTGTGGATCATGGAAGGCACCCGCAAGGGCCGCGAACTGGCCTTGGGACAGTCTCCCGGCCGCGATTGGCGCCTGGTGAGCAGCGGCGATTTTGACGGCGACGGGCTGTCGGATCTGCTCTGGCACAACCAGGCCACCGGCGAGTTGTTGCAGTGGCGCCTCGGCCGGGCAGGCAAACCCCAGCCCGTGGCGATGCGCACCGAGCCGGTGGCCCGCCGGTGGCAGGCGGGTGGCGCGGGTGATTTTGATGGCGACGGCCGCGCCGATATCCTCTGGCGCAACCCGGCCACCGGGCGCAACACCCTCTGGATGATGGACGGGGCCAACCGCCGCTCACAGAAGCCGCTGCCGGACCAGGCCGGGGCGAATCTATTGATCGCAGGGGTGGGCGATTTTGACGGCGACGGCGGCGCAGATGTACTCTGGCGCAACCGGGTAAGCGGTGCCAATAGTCTGTGGCTGATGAACGGCACCCAGGTGGTGCGCACGGTGGCCATCGGCGAGGCGCCGCCCCAGTGGCAGGTGGGCGGCATTGCCGATTACAACGGCGACGGCCGGGTCGATATTCTCTGGCGCCGGGCGGACTCGGGTCGGAGTGTCTTCTGGATTATGAACGGTACCGAGCGCACGGCGACCGCTGCAGCCCCCGATGGACCGGGCGCGCAGTGGGAAATGGTCGGGCCGCGCTAGGCGCCGAAATGCGACAAAAAGGGGCCGGATGGCCCCTTTTTGCTTGCTGCTGTGCTGGAGTTTATTCGGGCTTGACGGCGGGTCCGGTGGTTGTCGTCGTACTGCTGTAGGAGGAGCTGCTCACCGAAGTGGCGCTCGGATCGACGTAGCCCGTCCGGTACGGATAGATATTGAACGAGGCGAGCGAAGACTTGGGCGAGCGGGCCAGGGCGTAGGTGGTCGTGTCGAAGCGGCTCAGCACGTTATTGGCCCGCCGTTCGCGCAGCACATGCACGGCGACGAAGGCGCTTTTGCTCTTAGGCTGGCGGCTGATCGGCACCGCGATGTTCTTGTTGGTGCCCGAAGCGAGTTCGACATAACCCAATACCGCCCCCGGTTGCCCGTTGTCGTTCTCGTGGATGACCAGCCAGCCGATGTCGGGGCTGTTGACTTGCTTGACCATGACTTTGCCGTCGGCGATGTACTGATCTTGAACGTCGATGAGCGACGATTCGGGACGGGGGATGTAGGGGCTGGTGTAGAGCGAAGGATCCGTCGCAGCGCTGCGCTGCGTGGTGGTGGTCGTCGTCGTGGTTGTCTCACCGGTCGTCGTCTGTGCGTGCGCATTGCCCTGAATTAGCAGGATTGGGGACAGCACAAGCATGGTGCCAAGCACAAAATGACGCGTATTCATCGCGGTTCAACCTTATCAACTGCTTTTTGATCGTGCCAGGGGCGAAAATCGTCTACCTCTGCCCGCAGAGACATCTCCCAGGGCCGATGCCGGCAGAGGTGTAGAATAGGCTGTAACTTTGTGTTTAACAGAAGCTCAGTGAGCCAGTCCCCACCGGCCCGTAAGCCCATCATCGAATTTCGCGGCGTCAGCAAGTCCTTCGGCACTCAGCGTATCCTGGACGGTCTCGATTTAAAGGTCCAATACGGCGAGGCTCTGGTGATTGTCGGGCCGTCGGGTACCGGCAAATCGACCATCCTGCGGCTGATGTGCGGCTTGTTGGAGCCGGACTCCGGAGAGGTGTTGCTCGGCGGCGTGCCGCTGCAGGCCGAACAGCTTCGGAGAAAGCCCATCCAGGTCGGCATGGTCTTTCAGCAGGCGGCGCTGTTCGATTCGCTCACTGTCGAAGAAAACGTCGGGTTTTTGCTCTACGAGCACTCGAAGTTGCCGCGCAAAAAAATTGGCGAACTGGTGCGCGAAAAACTGGAGATGGTGGGACTTGACCCGGTGCTCGCCCGGCAGATGCCGGCGGAACTCTCCGGTGGTCAGCGCAAGCGCGTCTCGTTTGCCCGCGCGATCATGGAAGATCCGACGGTTCCCGACGACGAGACGCAGCTGTTGCTGTACGACGAACCGACCGCCGGGCTCGACCCCATCGCCTCGACGGTAATCGAGAATTTGATTCGTTCCCTGAAGCAGCGGGGATCCTGCGATAGTTATGTAGTGATCACCCACCAGGAAACGACCATCCGCAGCACCGCCGACCGCATTTTGCTGATCTACCAGGGCAAGGTGCGCTGGGAGGGTCAAGTCCCCGAAATCGACGCGTGCCAGGATCCTTATGTGCGCCAGTTTTTTGACGGCAAGATCGACGGGCCGATCCAGTAGAGAGCAGACAAGGAGTGACCAGTGAATAGACGGGGCATTCGTGAGGGGTTGGTAGGGCTGCTGATCCTTGTCGGCGTCGGCATCTTCGTGGGGCTCTATCTGTGGCTTTCCGGAGGGTTTCGCCAGGGCGGGTACCGCTTTACGATTACTTTTCGCGACGCGAACGGTCTCAACGTCGGTGCGCCGGTGCGCCTGCGGGGTGTGCGCGTCGGCCAGGTGCAGGCGACGATCCCCGGCATCAGCAGCGTCAAGGCCGACGTACTCATCGACCGGCCCGACGTCTTCATTCCCAAAAATTCCCAGTTCGTGGTCTCCCAAAGCGGTTTGATCGGCGAGACGTTCGTTGAAATTTTTCCGTCGGACACCGCGGTGGTGCCGCCGAATACGACCGTCGAGACCCTGAGCGCGCGCTGCGAGAAGAGCGTCGCTTCCGAGCCGCTGGTCTGTCCCCAATCGTCGGTGGTCGGCCGCACGCCGCCCCGCTTTCAGGAACTGGTGCGCTCGCTCGATGCGCTGGCTACCCGATTGGATCAAGATTTCTTCGACAGTCTGCAGACCACCGTCGTCAAATTCGGCCAGACCGCCGACAACCTGAGCAGTCTGTCGCGCACGGCCGCCAAAGATTTTGACGTGCTGGCAGACACGGCCCGGGCGGCGAGCCGGGAGGTGCCCGCCTTCGGCCGGGCCGCCCAGGCGCTCGAAAAGACCATCCTCGATATCGACGTCATCTTGCTGGATAATCGCGCTTCGCTTTCCCAGACCCTGGCCAACCTCAACCGGGCGAGTGCGGAGGTGAGCAAACTCACCAGCCAGCTCAGCGGCAGCATCACCCCTGAACGGCTCGATCAGATCGTGGCAAACACCAACGAGGCAGTGGCCAATCTGCGCAGCTTGAGCGTGGCGATTTCCGACCCGGCCACGGTGGCGTCGCTGCGCTCCACCCTCGATTCCGCCCGCGCCACCCTCGACAACATCCAGAAGATCACCACCGATCTGGATGAGCTGACCGGCGATCCGCAGTTTCGCACCAACTTGCGCCGTCTTATCGACGGACTGGGCAACCTCGTCTCCAGCGAGCCGGGTGATCCGGCCGAGTCGTCGGTCTTTGCCAATGCCGATTACCGCGACGGCATCGCCGGCGTGGCTGATACCGCCGCGCCCTGAAATCAACCGTTTTTCCTTCTCCACCCGGCTGGGCCTGGCTGGTGTGAACGCGTTCGTAGCGGATGATCAGAGTCGCTCACCCCCTCAGTCATCTTCCAGGTGGGACACTATGTCCATGCGTTCGTGCAGAACGCGAATGATTTTTAGACCTGTGTCACGCTCACGGCAGAAAATCAGGTGTCGTCCTACGTGATACTTGCGATATCCCGGCCGAATATCATCGCAGACCCTTCCCAGTTGCGGCTCCTGCGCCAAAAGCTCAAAGCACGCGTCCAGTTTGGCTAGGTAGTTGTTTCGCTGCGCACGCCCCCAAGTCGCCTCGGTGTATCGGCCAACGGCTCGCAAATCCTGCACTGCCAGCTCAGTAAGGCGAAAAGCCGCCATTAGACTGTGTGTTCCTTGTCAAGCTCTTCGAGCAAACTGTGTAAAGAATAGTCGGCCAAACCGCTGTTCTCACCGTCGTGCAGAGCGCGGCGTAGAGCCGCCAGCTTCATCTCCTGCTCTTCGAGCAAACGCAGTCCGGCGCGGATCGCTTCACTGGCAGATGCATAACGCCCGGCGTCAATCTGCCTGGCGATGAATGCCTCAAAATGCTGCCCGAGTGTCACGCTCGTATTTTTTTGCATGACCAAATTCTCGAAACACAATACCAACATATATTATATGTTGGTATTGCTAGAAAGTGAAGAACCCAAAGGTCACAGATTTTAATGGTGCTGGCTTTTCGTTCGCCGTAAAGTCACCGCCCATCCTATTCAATTGACCCTTGGGAATGGGTGCAAGCCTAAGGGCCGTTGGGACAACGGCCCCTAAGCCCCTTTAGGGCGGCTTTTCGCCCTGTTGCTCAATGTACTGCCTGATAACTTCAATGGGGGCACCTCCCCAGGAAGCAGCGAAATAGGATGGCGACCAAAGATGTTCAGAACTTGGACTTAGACCAAACTCCTTCCTTAGAAGGCGGCTTGAAACCCCTTTCAAGTGATTCACCAGTGTTGAGACTGAGTACTTCGGTGGGTGCTCCACGAGCAGATGTACGTGGTCTGGTTCACCGTTCACTTCCAGCACCGTGAACCCCATCGACTTGCCAACCTCAGCGAATATTTCATGCATCCGCTGGGAGTGCTGCTCCTGAAATATCTTCCTTCGGTACTTCACCACGAAGACCAAGTGAACATAGATTGCTGAAACACTGTGCCTGCCTCTTCTCAACTGTTGCATACTCTTGCAGGCCAAGTTACTATATCAATATGAAAGCACGTTTTCGTTATCGTTTGTACCCCCACCCGGCTCAGAGATTCTGGCTCGCCAAGACTTTCGGCTGTGCGCGGATGGTCTTTAACGATGGTCTGCGGATTCGCCAGCAGGCACACCAAAACGGTGAACCTTATATTGGCGATACCGAGTTGCAAAAGCGTGTCATCACTCAAGCTAAACAAACTCCCGAGCGTGCATGGCTAGCTGAAGTTTCCTCAGTGGCTCTGATCCAATCTCTTGCAGACTTGCACCAGGGCTTCAGGAACTTCTTCCACAGCCTCAGCGGTAAACGGCAAGGCGCAAAAGTTAACCCACCGCGCTTCAAGAAGAAAACAGACAAGCAAGCGATTCGCTTCACCCGCAATGGCTTCAAGGTTCACTCCCAGTCTGTCTTCATCGCCAAGGTTGGACACATTCCGATTGAATGGTCTAGACCGCTTTCCTCGCAGCCGTCTAGCGTCACCATCATCCGGGACAAAGCTGGTCGGCACTTTGCTAGTTTCATCTGCGAAGTGCAAGCAGAACCGCTTCCAGAAAACGATGTAGCGATTGGTATCGATGTGGGGCTAACTACTTTTGCTACCTATAGCGACGGTGAAAAAGTCGAAAATCCCCGCATCTTCAGAAAGCTAGAACGCAAACTTGCCCGACTACAGAGGCAACATGCCAAGAAGCAAAAGGGGTCTAAGCGCAGAGCCAAAATGCGGCTCAAAGTCGCCAAACTTCATGCGCATATCAAAGACAAGCGTTCAGACTTCTTGCACAAACTCAGCACCC
Protein-coding sequences here:
- a CDS encoding type II toxin-antitoxin system RelE/ParE family toxin codes for the protein MAAFRLTELAVQDLRAVGRYTEATWGRAQRNNYLAKLDACFELLAQEPQLGRVCDDIRPGYRKYHVGRHLIFCRERDTGLKIIRVLHERMDIVSHLEDD
- a CDS encoding MlaD family protein codes for the protein MNRRGIREGLVGLLILVGVGIFVGLYLWLSGGFRQGGYRFTITFRDANGLNVGAPVRLRGVRVGQVQATIPGISSVKADVLIDRPDVFIPKNSQFVVSQSGLIGETFVEIFPSDTAVVPPNTTVETLSARCEKSVASEPLVCPQSSVVGRTPPRFQELVRSLDALATRLDQDFFDSLQTTVVKFGQTADNLSSLSRTAAKDFDVLADTARAASREVPAFGRAAQALEKTILDIDVILLDNRASLSQTLANLNRASAEVSKLTSQLSGSITPERLDQIVANTNEAVANLRSLSVAISDPATVASLRSTLDSARATLDNIQKITTDLDELTGDPQFRTNLRRLIDGLGNLVSSEPGDPAESSVFANADYRDGIAGVADTAAP
- a CDS encoding RNA-guided endonuclease InsQ/TnpB family protein; this translates as MKARFRYRLYPHPAQRFWLAKTFGCARMVFNDGLRIRQQAHQNGEPYIGDTELQKRVITQAKQTPERAWLAEVSSVALIQSLADLHQGFRNFFHSLSGKRQGAKVNPPRFKKKTDKQAIRFTRNGFKVHSQSVFIAKVGHIPIEWSRPLSSQPSSVTIIRDKAGRHFASFICEVQAEPLPENDVAIGIDVGLTTFATYSDGEKVENPRIFRKLERKLARLQRQHAKKQKGSKRRAKMRLKVAKLHAHIKDKRSDFLHKLSTPILRKNHTVVVEDLCIKGLGRTRLAKSFQDAGFGMFLSMLEAKALKYGRELLKVGRFYASSQICSACQHQDGPKPLWVRRWSCSACKAEHDRDENAAKNILAQGLRERSGPLGQRPLRAPSQLRYGAI
- a CDS encoding type II toxin-antitoxin system ParD family antitoxin, with the protein product MQKNTSVTLGQHFEAFIARQIDAGRYASASEAIRAGLRLLEEQEMKLAALRRALHDGENSGLADYSLHSLLEELDKEHTV
- a CDS encoding ABC transporter ATP-binding protein → MSQSPPARKPIIEFRGVSKSFGTQRILDGLDLKVQYGEALVIVGPSGTGKSTILRLMCGLLEPDSGEVLLGGVPLQAEQLRRKPIQVGMVFQQAALFDSLTVEENVGFLLYEHSKLPRKKIGELVREKLEMVGLDPVLARQMPAELSGGQRKRVSFARAIMEDPTVPDDETQLLLYDEPTAGLDPIASTVIENLIRSLKQRGSCDSYVVITHQETTIRSTADRILLIYQGKVRWEGQVPEIDACQDPYVRQFFDGKIDGPIQ
- the tnpA gene encoding IS200/IS605 family transposase, producing MQQLRRGRHSVSAIYVHLVFVVKYRRKIFQEQHSQRMHEIFAEVGKSMGFTVLEVNGEPDHVHLLVEHPPKYSVSTLVNHLKGVSSRLLRKEFGLSPSSEHLWSPSYFAASWGGAPIEVIRQYIEQQGEKPP